aggcatccAGATTAGGCTTTTTTAAGAGAGGTTTAATGACTGCAGTCTTCAGGGCCGTTGGAAAAAggcctgactgaagagaacagttgactatctgtagtatatctgatgctatgcagttaaaaacatctttaaaaaagcttgtaggcagagtgtcaaggcagtaggtagtggacctaaggtttctaactatgtctgtcaaagtagcataatttaatgggtgaaaaagtgccaaattaactggagtagtcttatgaggcacaggtgaaataGCCACTGTGTTGGCCACTGTGCCACTGTGTTCATGTACACTgtgtgtacatgaacccactcactgttttaaccataccttcgatctagttctgacatatggaattaaaattgataacctaacagacacctgctaacatctgagacctttccacagaatcccttgctatcggatcattatttgattacttttgatttctttttactcgattacacgccactcagcaacagttactatactagatgtttatcagatagtgctgtcgcaaaatttgaggaaattattCCTCCgttgttaaatttaataccatgtccttcagtaacagaggtttcccgtactgactttaacctctcccgaattgatcatcttgtcgatagcgccgtaggctcgctgcgaacaacactcgactctgtagctcctcttaaaaagaagttaacaaagcaaagaaagttcgctccttggtataactctcaaacccataagttaaaacaaagtttgaaaggaattggcgattaaccaaactggaagaatctcgtttaatctggacagacagtctcaaaacttataagaggggcctccgcaatgccagagcaaactattactcagcattaatagaagaaaacaagaacaaccccaggtttcttttcagcactgtagccaggctgactgagagtcacagctctattgagccttgtattcctttagcccttagcagtaatgattttatgagcttttttaatgacaaaattctaactattagaggcaaaattcatgacctcctgtcctcagatagtacctatctaacctcaaacacagctgtaagacctaatatatatttagattgcttcttctcaatttctcttcaagaattgaccgcagtgatttcttcatctaaatcatcaacgtgtctcttagaccccatcccaactaggctacttaaggaggtctttcctttagttaacactcatatattagatatgatcaatatatccttattaacaggctatgtaccacagtcttttaaggtagctgtaattaaacctctcctaaaaaagcccaccctggatccagaggtgttagccaactatagaccaatatctaatcttccctttatgtcaaagatccttgagaaagtagtcgcagaccagctgtgtgattttctccatgataataatttatttgaggaatttcagtcaggatttagagtgcatcatagcactgagacagctctagttaaaattacaaatgaccttctgattgcttcagacaaaggacttgtctctgtacttgttttattagatcttagtgcggcatttgacactattgaccatcaaattctgctacagagactggaacagtTAATTGGCCTAAatggttctgcactaagctggtttaaatcttatttatctgatcgttttcagtttgttgacgttcataataagtcatccttacgtactaaagtttattttggagttccgcaaggttctgtgctcggaccaatcctatttactctatatatgcttcctttaggtaacatcattagaaatcactctataaatttccattgttatgcggatgatacacagttgtatttatcgatgaagccagaagaaagtaatcaattaactaaactccataattgccttaaaaacataaaaacttggatgagcaccaatttcctgatgttaaattcagacaaaactgaagttattgttcttggccccaaacaactcagagactctttatctgatgacatagtttctctagatggcattgctctggcctctagcactaccgtaagaaacctcggagtaacatttgatcaagatttgtcttttaattctcatttaaaacaaacctcacggactgcattttttcatctgcgtaatattgtgaaaattaggcctatcctgacccgaaaagatgcagaaaaattggtccacacttttgttacctcaaggctggattactgtaactctctattatcaggtctgtggattttctcatttatccaggtcaattccattctggcaacaattaaatcgtaggcaactggactttgattttgtctagaagacgtttcgcctcttatccaagcagcttcatcagttctcaacgcatcagtctgactagtcctcactagtctgacaaacagtggagtaagactcaggtttttaacctctgtggaggtgtacacccaccactctcataagacaatacttcgttagtggagcttcactggaccattgtttgggtcaggtgagtcacactagTGAACGACGGTCGTTAGGAGTGGGTGGGGCCACTGGTGAGCAACAGTCGTTAGGCATGATGTGTGGTTACCAGTGAACGACTGtcgttgtgtttctttgagccaCTTGAGGTTAGTTTCgggcagtctttgttgttcagTCTCTTAGGTACAGCAGCAAGGGCCGCATTGTAAATGGAGGATAGGTGGTGTCTCAGGCCACCTCCCCTGTTTAGAGACGGTTTCTCTATTTTAACATAGATGGATTCTTTCACCCCTCTTTCGAacatctgtcctctctgtccaagattttcacattgctgtcctcaaaggagtgagccttctcctttagatgtaaataaacagcagaaactgGACCTGAGGAGTTTGCCCTTCTGTGTTGAGCCATGCGTTTGTTTAATGGTTGTTTGGTTTCACCAGTGTATGAGTCCTTGCATTCCTCACTGCATTGGACAGCATATACCAAGTTGCTTTTTGAGTGTGTGGTACCCTGTCTTTGGGGTGTACCAGTTTTTGCCTGAGTGTGTTACTTGGTGTGAAACACACAGGAATTTGGTGTTTCACACACCACACACCAaattcctgtgtgtctgtggaatcatcttcctgttacggtccgggaggcagacactgtctccacatttaagactagactaaGTGTCAGGTGGCAGATAAAGTGTCATATTGGGCAGATGTTAGTAGGTGATAGCAGATGTTAGCAGATGTAAGTAGGAGTTAGTAGGTGATAGCAAAAGTTAGCAGGTGTTTGTGCAGATGTTAGTAGGTGATACCAGTTGTTAGCAGATGTTAGTAGGTGAtagcagatgttagcaggtgtttgtGCAGATGTTAGTAGGTGTTAGCAGATGTTAGCAAGTGAtagcagatgttagcaggtgtttgtGCTGATGTTAGTAGGTGTTAGCAGTTGTTAGCAGATTAGCAAGTGTTAGCAAATGttagatgttagcaggtgttagcaggtgttagccGATGTTTTTTACTTTGGTCAAAACAGaggaagtgtgtttgtgtgtttgagtgtttaTGTAGAAAATGTGTGAACTGCAGCAGAAAAGATTCAAACAACTTAATTAAGTTGAAGCATGGACTGCACTGCCTGCGTGAACAGCATGTGGTCATCACataatgtcatgtttttttatttcagcacCCAGCAGGTTAGATcagccacactgcctgtgtaGCGACTTCACAAAACAAAGAGTCGCTGAGAGGCTGCGGCCGGGCCTTTCCTTTGTCTGACGCGCTCAACGGGAAAAATCACTGAGATGCGAAAAAATAAGTTTAACTTTTTATTAACgaaaaagaaataatcaactcATGATACCGTGCACAAACTCATAATCAAAGTGATCACAGTGATCGAAGAAAATAGCGGTCAACAAAAAATACGGCGACCCTgctcaccctctctctctctttctctctggccacacaggtgagcaggtgCCTATATTAACCTAATATCCCCGCCCATATCCATATGACCTACTTCCCTCATCAACATGATCACAAAAAAGCCtaaataatattataaacaataacaaacaccaatatttaaatttaaactgTCATACACCTACAAAAATACCTGCGTAAGCAGCAGAACGTCTAGAGATTCAGTGTCACCTGTTTTTTCCACTGTGACACAGTTTcagcaaaagtgaaaatgatcttttaataataatactgaCTTTATATCAACTTACAGTACAGTCTCAGTGTCTGTCTAttacagacataaaaaaatataaaaacttatttttaactgaacacttcctgtttcaaaattAAACGTCTGTGGACAGAATCTCTTCATTTGTTAACACGAGGctgtttattgtgaaatatcATCATTACCATGTTGTTGACGAGGCAGCGGCTGCACGGCTCCATAACTGAGAGAAAATACAGTAGATACAGCAGCaacgctgtctgtgtgaacactgccAGTGTTCGAGCTGCAGCAGATCATTGAGGTTGCCATCATGCACTGCTCACACAGGTGGTGTGGCCTTGGTCACATtgcctgtgtgagcagtgcATGAAACTGTACAGTGTCATGCAGGCATCAAGAGACACTTCAGACAGATAAAAGTCATGTAACCACATCAGGTCTGTTTCCCATGTACAGCAGAGAGAAGCCACGCCCCCGACCCCATGCAGGAACCCGCCCTCCTGCCTGTTGACTCAGTGGAGGATCACTTCCTGATGGACACAGCGTCCTACGATGAGGTGGGTGCGGCATATTTAAAGATACAGAGAAATCCTGAAGTTTCTTTCTTCCAGATGACAGTGAACGTGTCATGAGATGACTCCAGTGAAGGTGTGTTTCCTCTTTCCTGTTTCCAGGACTCGTCAGCAGCCCTGCAGCTTCAGGGTCGAGCCATGCGTTCATCACGACGCTGCATCCCCCACCAGCAGTCCTGTCTGGGTTACCCACTGCCCTGCTGTGACCGCTGTGACACCTGCTACTGCCGCTTCTTCAACGCCATCTGCTACTGCCGCCGCGTTGGCCACGATTGCCCGCCCAGACGCACCTGACGTCACACCTGACGTCACACCTGACACCacactggagacagagacacacagacaaacagacgcTGCCGACAGGAAACATGTTGATGCTCCATCTGTTACATGTTGGATGAAATGTGCTctgtgaaaaatatattttcagatGTTAATAAAATACGTTTGTGTGAGTCATAAAAAACCATCAGGTGTCAACCTGCTCTCTGAACTCAATACTCATgcatatgtaaaataaaatgaaattaaataaaatgtggaCATATAAAACAGATTTCCAATAAGCAACAGTATTTAACATTTGATGCCTGAAAAGGAGCAGGAAGAAACAAACTGCAGGTCGAGTCCGATCATGAGTACACGGTCAGTTTCTCTCTGTTCAGCTCTTCATGTGAACAACAATATATAccataaataaaatcaacaacATGACTCTCTTACGAAAAAGAGGAAAACCAGTATCACTGttgatgaaatgaaatgtttttttgtgcatcATTTTCAGCTGATGAaacctgaaaagttggttcccagctggaaccaaaaaccAGCAGGTTTTACTTAAACCTGAAGTGTGAACCGTAACGTGATTGGCCGGCTGATGCTCTCACCGTTGTGGCGGGTCAGGCCCCAGCCAGTGGTCACACACTTCATGCCTCCGGGGAAGTTGTCTCCGGtctcagccacacacacaggggaaACACGCATGTTCATCTGGGCGGGGCTGGCCAGCTTGATGAGCTGAAGAAAAGCGAGGCCTTCTTCAGAGAaaaccttttgaccttcatagCTGACACACTGGTCGAGTTATCCGTCACAACTCATTTTCTTATTGAATCATTGAGGGGTCGTACACATGCTGAGTCTTTATCCACCTGGAAAACACGAGGTCAGGCACTGTGTGACTCATGTGCCTTTTCTGTTCCAGCTTTCAGGAGTGTGgcggcaggttgcatctgaggttgctaagcaaccataaCCAGCACCGTGTCACAGCCTGTTTACATGAAGTCCTGAGGTCAGAGCTGAtctacttcctgtctgtttgtgggacagatgtgaagcctgcactaacatgatcaacttctcctccatatttatcacagactgatatttactgaaggaaagatatctgtgggctgtgattggttgttccttgtcacatgacttGAGGTGCATGCAGCTGCATTCTAAAAATTTAACTCggtttatctcagggtgcaggAAAAATAGACACTCAGTAATGTGTGCTTGTGCACCTGCCGcacatctacattgaaaacaatggataACAGGTTGGAAGAACACAACATATGTACGGCCCCTTACTCACCCTCTCTGCTGTTGGACGCCATTTTCTGCTTCCATCATGAAGTCAGTCTCATCATCTGGCAAAATGTAGTCATTAGCATgtagcatctttttttttaatttgtctcaCTGAGATCAAAGATCTCTGTCACACAGGAAACTCGGCCAAGAACAGATAGGTTTATTGTCCTTTTCAGGAGATTATTTTCACATTCCGTACAGCCACGAGAATAGACATACATTACACAGGCAACTTCACAAGTTACAAAGACAACATCAATACCACAGACGTATACCTGCTACCATACACATATCCATTCCACATAGTTACAAActtttcattcttttgtttAGTTCAGTTATTGAACAGAAGCAACGTttcaacagaaaataaaccCCAGAGATCTGAGTAACATGAAGATCAGATAAACAGCTGCACACAGACGGTCTGGACTCACCGTGGTTTATAACTCTGGGGTCACCATGTCCTGAAGCTGCAGATTGTtccacactgcagagaaactaAAAGCTTTATCCCCAGTTCAGTTCAGACTCAGACAGAGACTGTAATTTAATGTCATTATGAAAGCCTGACCTGCAGCCTGGACCTGACTGGAAATTCAAACTTAACAGTGACTTTGAGAGCAGCTGGACTTTAAAACTTATAAACTAAAACCAATGATTCATCAGAACTTCTGCTTTTATTTCGTAGTaaagaaataacaaaaatactttagacataaaaacacacaaagactggagtgaaatactttttactccaaAAGACAATTGGATCCTCACGTCTCAGAGACAAGGACCAAGTAACAATAGACATAAACTGTGTCAAAAATCAGATTCTGATTGAGACATGACATTTGTTAGGTTTTATGTAACAgacagtgttttattcatgtttccACTGACTGAAAAATTTGACAACATTCGAAACATCAACTCTGAGATGTCTGACAAAACTCAACCTCACTAATCTCTGATCTTTGATTCAGGCTGAAATCATCAGTCTACTCATTGATTATTGATTGATAACTGATGATGAACTGATTGTATCTGTTTGATTTCACTGTAAACAGAGTCTCTTtctgttttggactgttggacaCAGAAAGACATCTGAAGATGTCATCTCGGACTCTGAGAAACTGAGAAATATATATTACAATATTTTATAATAAAGATCGATCAATACATCAGAAAATACGAAACGGATGAAAAAATGATGAAACTTTGTTGATCTCTACcatcatacacacatatatatttactatatcctgtttacatctctgtgtattacttctcatcacacacacatatatatttactacatcctgtttacatctctgtgtattacttctcatcacacacatatatatatatatttactacatcctgtttacatctctgtgtattacttctcatcacacacaaatatatttaCTACATCCTGTTTACACCTCTGTGTATTACTtctcatcacacacatatatatttactacatcctgtttacatctctgtgtattacttctcatcacacacatatatatatttactacatcctgtttacatctctgtgtattacttctcatcacacacatatatatttactaCATCCTGTTTACAACTGTGTATTACTTCTCACcacacaaacatatatatatttactacatCCTGGTTACATCTCTGTGTATTACTtctcatcacacacatatatatatttactacatCCTGTTTACAACTGTGTATTACTTCTCACcacacaaacatatatatatttactacatcctgtttacatctctgtgtattacttctcatcacacacatatatatttactaCATCCTGTTTACAACTGTGTATTACTTCTCACcacacaaacatatatatatttactacatcctgtttacatctctgtgtattacttctcatcacacacacacagacacacacacatatatatatatatatatatatatacatatatatttactacATCCTGGTTACATCTCTGTGTATTACTtctcatcacacacatatataaatatatttactaCATCCTGGTTACATCTGTGTATTACTTCTcatcacacacaaatatatttaCTACATCCTGTTTAAATATCTGTGTATTCCTtctcatcacacacatatatatatatttactacatCCTGTTGACATCTAAATTGTTTGACATTACGTctgttataaatatatattattatttattatatggTGTATTTCATCTCTTTATTTGAACATCTGATCTGTTTTATGTGTCAGACCCCCAGTGTTGCTCAGATGATATATGATTTATATATTCACTGAGCATTGTCAGAGGCAGCCTGAGATCTCAGATCATTTCTTTGTAACTGTTtagacaacaacaaagaaactaAAGTTTAAATTCTGTCAGCCTGACCTGAGTTTTCTGATGTCTGATAGTCAAACATATTGAAGTCATTGACACATCTGTAACCTTTTGGTTTGTTCCTCCTCAGGTGGAAAActctctgtcagctccaccTGTCCAAACTCCCACCATCTCTGATAAGATGtcccctcctgtcctgtccaatCACGTCGCTCCCTGGTTGTATATAAGCTCCAG
The Epinephelus lanceolatus isolate andai-2023 chromosome 2, ASM4190304v1, whole genome shotgun sequence DNA segment above includes these coding regions:
- the agrp gene encoding agouti-related protein is translated as MFGSVLLCCISFSLLRLSSSLVHGNIQLDHGPAAARHTDTSYLSDIAERSHAPDPMQEPALLPVDSVEDHFLMDTASYDEDSSAALQLQGRAMRSSRRCIPHQQSCLGYPLPCCDRCDTCYCRFFNAICYCRRVGHDCPPRRT